In the genome of Candidatus Saccharibacteria bacterium oral taxon 488, one region contains:
- a CDS encoding glycosyltransferase, producing MSAQKSQIKTPLVSIITATYNDETYIESSIRSVLSQDFTDFEYLIINDGSTDNTKKIVQRLQKEDSRIRLINQKNSGLVASLNRGITEARGTYIARIDGDDEWLPHKLRTQVTMLEKNKNLVLVGGGAEIMNQDSVPTGFIFNVARNEDIRLGLCIFNQFCHSSVVYRRQVALDAGLYPDTCPAEDYDLFSKFAEHGELANVPYPVFRYRISDGSISAKRRDEQNRLAKKFSLRNWDVVQPTVTSRADIKRAFAYYLKNPINHDFGISHKHAYTFVLMRIGYHMLQKGQVGKGLRQLWNVASTGRTAAKIVVKWGLDIIKIKLRPSRRKTKTAA from the coding sequence ATGAGTGCACAGAAATCCCAAATCAAAACGCCGTTGGTGTCAATTATTACCGCTACCTATAACGATGAAACATATATTGAATCGTCAATTCGCTCCGTATTATCGCAAGATTTTACCGATTTTGAGTACCTCATTATTAATGATGGCTCAACCGATAATACAAAAAAAATTGTTCAGCGCCTCCAAAAGGAAGATAGCCGCATTCGCCTCATTAATCAAAAAAACAGTGGCCTCGTGGCTTCACTCAACCGCGGCATTACCGAAGCGCGTGGCACCTACATTGCTCGCATTGATGGCGACGATGAGTGGCTACCACACAAGCTCAGGACTCAAGTCACTATGTTAGAGAAAAACAAAAACCTGGTTCTGGTTGGTGGTGGCGCAGAGATTATGAACCAAGACAGCGTACCAACTGGTTTTATTTTTAACGTTGCCCGTAATGAGGATATTCGACTCGGTCTTTGCATTTTTAATCAATTTTGTCATTCGTCAGTGGTTTATCGCCGCCAAGTAGCACTTGACGCTGGCCTTTACCCTGACACCTGTCCGGCTGAGGATTATGACCTGTTTAGTAAATTTGCCGAACACGGTGAACTTGCTAACGTACCTTACCCCGTTTTTCGCTATCGCATTAGTGACGGCAGTATCTCGGCTAAACGCCGCGATGAGCAAAATCGTCTCGCTAAAAAGTTTTCACTTCGCAACTGGGATGTTGTTCAACCGACGGTTACTAGCCGTGCCGACATTAAACGCGCCTTCGCTTATTATCTCAAAAATCCAATTAACCATGATTTTGGAATTAGCCACAAGCACGCCTACACGTTTGTACTAATGCGCATTGGTTATCATATGCTTCAAAAGGGACAGGTTGGTAAGGGGCTCCGTCAGCTTTGGAACGTGGCATCAACCGGGCGCACTGCCGCCAAGATCGTTGTTAAGTGGGGACTTGATATCATTAAGATTAAGCTTCGACCATCACGTCGAAAAACAAAAACAGCAGCTTAG
- a CDS encoding ABC transporter permease, whose protein sequence is MKHLFGNEKNRAILRAMVSTDFKVRYQNSALGYVWSLLKPLFIFGILYVLFTYAFPQGSKGIEYFGVWLLIGVVLWNFFSEATMVGTRSVVENGQLIRKVAIPRHLLVVASSVSALINLGLGMIVVIIFALLSGLMPTLLWLLLIPIIAQLFLLSIGLSLLLSALYVTFRDIAYIWEILLQAGFYASGIIFAIIYMPAVIQKVAFLNPVTQIIQDARHTLMPSNPASQTIWQTFHNPLLWFVPIIITVGLFGLGWWHFQRKQCSFAEDI, encoded by the coding sequence GTGAAACATCTCTTTGGTAATGAAAAAAATCGGGCAATTTTGCGCGCAATGGTTAGCACAGACTTTAAGGTTCGCTACCAAAATTCTGCCCTCGGATACGTATGGTCGCTTCTGAAGCCGCTGTTCATATTCGGCATCTTGTATGTATTGTTTACCTATGCATTCCCACAGGGTAGTAAAGGGATTGAATATTTTGGCGTCTGGTTATTAATTGGCGTCGTGCTATGGAACTTTTTCTCTGAGGCAACGATGGTAGGTACTCGTTCGGTAGTGGAAAATGGGCAACTAATTCGTAAAGTAGCAATTCCAAGACACCTCTTAGTAGTTGCCAGCTCTGTATCGGCGCTGATTAACCTTGGCTTGGGGATGATTGTGGTGATAATTTTTGCGCTACTAAGTGGTCTAATGCCAACTTTGTTGTGGTTGCTACTAATTCCGATAATTGCCCAGTTATTTTTGCTATCAATTGGCCTATCTCTCCTGCTCTCAGCGCTTTATGTGACATTTCGTGACATCGCATATATTTGGGAAATTTTATTGCAGGCTGGGTTTTATGCCAGCGGTATTATTTTTGCTATTATTTATATGCCTGCGGTCATCCAGAAAGTCGCGTTTTTGAACCCTGTTACGCAAATTATTCAAGACGCCAGGCATACACTGATGCCTAGTAACCCCGCCTCTCAGACAATTTGGCAAACATTTCACAATCCGTTATTATGGTTTGTTCCAATTATAATAACTGTTGGGTTGTTTGGATTGGGCTGGTGGCACTTCCAGCGTAAGCAATGTTCATTTGCGGAGGATATTTAG
- the yidC gene encoding membrane protein insertase YidC → MNMFDVVIVQPIFNLLMAIYALIPGGDFGVSVVLFTIIVRLLLWPLVKKQLHQAKAMRKIQPELAKLNKKYKSNPHMRAMAMMDVYKKHNIKPMSSILVLLIQLPVLIAIYRVVQIFVLQRSELAKYTYDVMEQWEPVKHLIAHPDHFNQNFLGLMDLTKQALSSNGASIGLLVLALVAAVLQYLLSKQMSPSSDSKKRLRDVLMEAGEGKNADQTEVNAIVTRKMMKVMPVFMFLIMISLPGALALYMATSNIAAYIQNAIILKQDGTEMQQIAGEKRSPKSTSKSAASAKKSKAASQRAATATEANITRIKAKD, encoded by the coding sequence ATGAATATGTTTGATGTGGTTATTGTGCAGCCAATTTTTAACTTGCTGATGGCGATTTACGCGCTGATCCCGGGCGGCGATTTTGGAGTTAGCGTTGTACTATTTACAATAATTGTGCGGTTACTCTTGTGGCCACTAGTTAAGAAGCAACTCCACCAGGCTAAAGCGATGCGCAAGATACAGCCCGAGCTTGCCAAGCTGAACAAAAAATATAAGAGCAATCCACATATGCGGGCGATGGCGATGATGGATGTGTATAAAAAGCATAACATCAAGCCGATGAGCTCTATCCTAGTACTCCTTATCCAGCTGCCAGTACTGATCGCGATCTACCGCGTGGTGCAGATATTCGTACTGCAGCGCTCAGAGCTCGCTAAGTACACATACGATGTAATGGAGCAGTGGGAGCCGGTCAAGCACTTGATCGCTCATCCGGATCATTTCAACCAGAATTTCCTGGGATTGATGGACCTGACAAAGCAGGCGCTGTCATCAAATGGTGCATCAATTGGACTGCTCGTCCTCGCCTTAGTGGCGGCTGTCTTGCAATATTTATTATCAAAGCAGATGTCGCCAAGCTCTGACAGCAAGAAGCGACTACGTGATGTGCTGATGGAGGCCGGTGAAGGCAAAAATGCTGACCAAACTGAGGTTAATGCCATTGTCACGCGCAAAATGATGAAGGTTATGCCAGTGTTTATGTTCCTTATTATGATCAGTTTGCCAGGGGCGCTGGCGCTCTATATGGCAACCTCAAACATTGCCGCCTACATTCAAAACGCTATTATTCTCAAGCAAGATGGGACAGAAATGCAGCAAATTGCCGGCGAAAAGCGTTCGCCAAAATCTACGAGCAAGTCTGCCGCATCAGCAAAAAAGTCAAAAGCCGCTTCGCAACGAGCGGCCACAGCGACTGAGGCGAACATTACGCGGATAAAGGCGAAGGATTAA
- a CDS encoding glycosyltransferase: MKPLLSIIVTAHHEGLIAHKTMRSIERAVSLLRDSDISYEIIISIDRGDEETIRYFSNYTALPIAIHQWDHGDLAQSRNSAITRAHGRFIAFIDADDLMSANWLRDGVQFLTAHSYGKYVAHSAYTIEFEGANAIVEKVGYTNKDRDTLLSVLSGRWNSVIIAPSTLLRQFPYTPNSPGYGYEDWFMSCQFIQHGVKNVLIPETAIFVRRKAAGSEWARQKTSRSVLHAHPLFSPSHFRTIKLDSVATPASEQRRQTKNTIKELLIRSRIPLGLVKRPLAIIRRGRNVLKKKKSTPATEVLPAWLDAEWRALHHIEKLIFPPHPLPTVYHTITDDHYRVGLAYWQMCRDLRNDRYDYVLFVPWLKRGGADLFALNYANTAASLGKKVLVIATNEVDANYSEWRPRLNIDVDFVPFGTITRFFPIEQKYRLLEQLIENIHAPVLHILNSELAYDFVRDHAVYIKATGKKVIATSYSQSIDETGRVFGFSHSHLPQVYHLLAEITTDNEAVKSMWVNEYAYDADAITVHHQPLDSGAYTPITELAGQRRVLWASRLSPEKLPQLVAAIADLLPDDVHIDMYGDASSEFPTHKLPSHPRVHYRGGFNGVPSLPVDNYDAFLYTSLFDGMPNTPIEIALCGLPLVAARVGGVADFVGTYGQIVDDITNPKAYADALTVVLDNPKTAFANAQSLRKQALRDFSQKRFLTEVRRMLKR; this comes from the coding sequence ATGAAACCACTTTTATCCATCATCGTTACCGCCCATCACGAAGGCCTTATTGCCCATAAGACTATGCGCTCTATTGAGCGCGCTGTTAGTCTGCTTCGTGATAGCGATATTTCTTACGAAATAATTATATCAATTGACCGTGGCGATGAAGAAACAATTCGCTACTTCAGTAATTATACCGCTCTGCCGATCGCTATACACCAATGGGATCATGGCGACCTCGCACAGTCTCGCAATAGTGCAATCACTAGGGCACATGGTCGTTTTATCGCATTTATTGACGCGGATGATTTAATGAGCGCTAACTGGTTGCGCGATGGTGTACAATTTTTAACAGCCCATTCCTATGGTAAGTACGTTGCTCATAGTGCATACACTATTGAGTTTGAGGGGGCAAACGCCATCGTTGAAAAAGTTGGCTACACCAATAAAGACCGCGACACTCTATTGAGCGTACTCTCGGGACGATGGAACTCGGTCATTATTGCACCAAGTACTTTACTCCGCCAGTTTCCATACACACCAAACAGCCCAGGATATGGCTATGAAGATTGGTTTATGAGCTGTCAGTTCATCCAGCATGGTGTCAAAAATGTCCTCATTCCGGAAACCGCTATCTTTGTTCGCCGTAAGGCCGCTGGCTCGGAATGGGCACGCCAAAAAACTAGCCGCTCAGTGCTCCACGCCCACCCCCTCTTTAGTCCATCGCACTTTCGTACCATCAAGCTTGACTCGGTTGCCACGCCTGCCTCAGAGCAGCGGCGCCAAACAAAAAATACCATCAAAGAACTGCTGATTCGTTCTCGCATTCCACTAGGGTTAGTCAAGCGGCCGCTCGCAATCATCCGACGCGGACGCAATGTGCTCAAAAAAAAGAAGTCGACACCGGCGACCGAGGTGCTGCCAGCGTGGCTTGATGCTGAATGGCGAGCATTACATCATATTGAGAAACTAATTTTTCCACCACATCCATTGCCGACAGTATACCACACAATTACCGATGATCATTATCGTGTTGGCTTGGCGTACTGGCAAATGTGTCGTGATTTACGAAACGATAGGTATGATTATGTGTTGTTCGTACCGTGGCTCAAGCGTGGTGGTGCTGATCTATTTGCCCTTAACTACGCCAACACCGCTGCGTCACTCGGCAAGAAAGTTTTGGTTATTGCCACAAATGAAGTTGACGCTAATTACTCAGAGTGGCGACCACGACTTAACATCGACGTAGATTTCGTGCCGTTTGGGACAATTACCCGATTCTTCCCGATAGAACAAAAATATAGACTGCTAGAACAATTGATCGAGAATATTCATGCGCCTGTGCTCCATATTCTCAACTCAGAGCTAGCCTATGATTTTGTGCGAGATCACGCAGTGTATATCAAGGCCACCGGTAAAAAAGTTATTGCTACGTCCTATAGCCAAAGCATCGATGAAACTGGACGAGTGTTTGGTTTTTCGCACAGTCACCTACCGCAGGTCTATCACTTGCTAGCCGAGATAACCACCGACAATGAAGCCGTCAAGTCAATGTGGGTTAACGAATATGCTTATGACGCGGATGCAATTACCGTTCACCATCAGCCACTTGATAGCGGTGCGTACACACCGATAACAGAGTTGGCCGGTCAAAGGCGGGTTCTTTGGGCGTCCCGCCTATCACCAGAGAAATTACCTCAACTAGTTGCAGCTATCGCTGATCTATTACCTGATGATGTCCACATTGATATGTACGGTGACGCATCGAGCGAGTTTCCCACCCATAAACTACCGTCACATCCACGGGTTCATTACCGCGGCGGCTTTAATGGTGTACCGTCACTGCCTGTTGACAACTATGACGCCTTTCTCTACACATCGCTCTTTGACGGCATGCCAAATACGCCAATTGAGATAGCCCTGTGCGGCTTGCCCCTGGTAGCAGCGCGAGTTGGTGGAGTAGCAGACTTTGTTGGTACATATGGACAGATTGTTGATGATATCACCAATCCAAAAGCCTACGCTGATGCGTTAACTGTTGTTCTGGACAATCCCAAGACAGCGTTTGCCAACGCCCAATCTCTACGAAAGCAGGCGCTACGTGATTTTTCACAAAAAAGGTTTTTGACAGAAGTTAGGCGTATGCTTAAGCGATAA
- the rnpA gene encoding ribonuclease P protein component: protein MLRHVNRFHGHGSLRYVYARGQAIRSSQLTMKYIANPRRRHGRFSVVISKKVLKSAVKRNRVRRRIYEIIRLELPHIRGGFDVVIMVFSPEVLLMPHDDLRTAVKQLFSQAGLYK, encoded by the coding sequence ATGTTACGTCACGTCAACCGATTTCATGGTCATGGTAGCCTGCGCTACGTCTATGCGCGCGGGCAGGCAATTCGCTCGTCGCAGCTCACCATGAAATATATTGCCAATCCACGCCGCCGCCATGGTCGGTTTTCGGTAGTGATTAGTAAAAAGGTGCTTAAATCCGCCGTCAAACGCAATCGTGTCCGCCGCCGAATTTACGAAATTATCCGACTAGAATTGCCACATATTCGGGGCGGGTTTGATGTTGTCATTATGGTGTTTTCGCCGGAGGTGCTACTGATGCCGCATGACGATTTAAGAACGGCAGTAAAACAACTCTTTTCGCAAGCCGGGCTGTATAAATAG
- the rpmH gene encoding 50S ribosomal protein L34: protein MPKRTFQPHKRHRAKTHGFRARVSTKAGRAVLKRRRLKGRAKIAI from the coding sequence ATGCCAAAGCGAACATTTCAACCACACAAGCGACATCGCGCCAAGACGCACGGTTTTCGAGCTCGTGTTTCGACCAAGGCTGGTCGCGCTGTTCTGAAGCGCCGTCGCCTCAAGGGTCGCGCCAAAATCGCTATCTAA
- a CDS encoding glycosyltransferase, translating into MKIRIETAALTAPNISGVGHYTRMLTNSLALYSPPGTEVSAFYFNFLSKHRDPILNNSIKHEKHTLIPQRLFAKLQSYGLPLPYDLLSSPVDVAIFPNFDRWTTSKATITAVVIHDLGYLYFPETIEQRNLAHLRRRVAHAARTADLIITVSESVKAEIITEYDVPASKIIVTPIPADPIYSQPGTIDVAAKYNLPTKRYIFSIGNLEPRKDLPTMIAAFRALPEKVRKQYSLVLAGGKGWKTEATERAIAKAQAAGEHVIRPGYIPQEDVPAFYQQADLFCMSSIYEGFGMPIVEALTSGTPVVASDIPVLREAGGNAVLYAQPKNPDDFMKKMLSIIADPQKARLDMKTAVQAHLNTISWQNNTDRLIAAFKEAIAAKKHRTN; encoded by the coding sequence ATGAAGATTCGTATTGAAACCGCTGCCCTCACCGCTCCCAATATATCCGGGGTTGGTCATTACACCCGTATGTTAACCAATAGTTTAGCCCTTTATTCACCGCCAGGAACTGAAGTTTCAGCGTTTTATTTTAATTTTTTGAGCAAGCATCGGGATCCTATTCTAAACAACTCAATCAAGCATGAAAAACACACGCTCATACCTCAGCGACTATTCGCCAAGCTCCAGAGTTACGGTCTACCGCTACCATACGACCTCTTGTCATCGCCTGTCGACGTTGCTATTTTTCCAAATTTTGATCGCTGGACAACCAGTAAAGCAACTATCACTGCCGTCGTTATTCATGACCTCGGCTATCTCTATTTTCCTGAGACGATCGAACAGCGTAACCTAGCCCATTTACGCCGCCGCGTTGCTCATGCAGCCCGAACAGCAGACCTTATCATTACCGTCTCAGAGTCAGTCAAGGCGGAAATTATAACTGAATACGACGTGCCAGCTTCGAAAATTATCGTCACGCCAATACCAGCTGACCCAATTTATTCTCAACCGGGTACAATCGACGTTGCCGCCAAATATAACTTACCAACCAAGCGGTATATCTTTTCAATCGGCAATCTCGAACCGCGTAAAGATTTGCCGACGATGATCGCCGCCTTTCGTGCCCTGCCGGAAAAGGTCCGCAAGCAGTATTCATTAGTTTTAGCTGGCGGTAAGGGCTGGAAGACTGAAGCTACTGAGCGTGCCATTGCTAAAGCCCAGGCCGCGGGTGAACACGTCATTCGTCCAGGCTACATCCCCCAAGAAGACGTACCTGCATTTTATCAGCAAGCAGACCTTTTTTGCATGAGCTCCATTTACGAAGGATTCGGCATGCCGATTGTTGAGGCGCTGACTAGCGGTACGCCGGTTGTTGCCTCCGATATTCCTGTACTCCGCGAGGCTGGTGGAAATGCGGTTCTTTACGCTCAGCCTAAAAATCCCGACGACTTCATGAAAAAAATGCTCTCTATCATCGCTGACCCGCAAAAAGCACGCCTTGATATGAAAACTGCGGTTCAAGCTCATCTCAATACTATTTCCTGGCAGAATAATACCGATCGCCTCATCGCTGCTTTCAAGGAGGCCATTGCCGCTAAAAAACATCGCACCAACTAG
- a CDS encoding KH domain-containing protein produces MDQIATIEFVKKYLEDFLAFFDLNLDVDVSVEDDVIKAVVPSSERNSLLIGRNAETLRSLQTVVSAILRNRQAALVRVNVDIADYKKQHAEKIADKARGWIEEVRRTGETKIIELNSADRWVVHHVASDYSDIETHSEGEGRARHLVISQKSS; encoded by the coding sequence ATGGATCAAATCGCGACCATTGAATTTGTCAAGAAATACCTAGAGGACTTTTTGGCGTTCTTTGATCTCAATCTGGATGTCGATGTTAGTGTTGAAGACGATGTTATCAAGGCTGTTGTGCCGTCGAGTGAACGTAATAGTTTGCTGATTGGGCGGAATGCTGAGACGTTACGGAGTCTACAGACGGTGGTGTCAGCGATTTTGCGCAACCGTCAGGCGGCGCTGGTGCGAGTGAATGTTGATATCGCTGATTATAAGAAGCAGCATGCCGAAAAGATTGCTGACAAGGCGCGCGGCTGGATCGAAGAAGTGCGGCGGACGGGCGAGACGAAAATTATTGAACTAAATTCGGCCGATCGCTGGGTGGTGCATCACGTGGCGAGCGACTATAGCGATATTGAGACCCACTCTGAGGGCGAGGGCCGTGCACGGCACTTAGTAATCTCGCAGAAGAGCTCTTAA
- a CDS encoding GtrA family protein — translation MGTINTAIDFGVLFMLTWFISTPKELANIISTTIAFSFSFVANRSFTFRSRTGNVRRQLLLFTLVTLFGLWVIQTIIIALLAPIFISFNFSQPVALFISKLIATVASLIWNYLLYTNVVFKD, via the coding sequence ATCGGTACCATCAACACCGCCATTGATTTTGGTGTGTTGTTTATGCTGACTTGGTTTATCAGCACGCCGAAAGAATTAGCCAATATTATCTCGACAACCATCGCCTTTAGTTTCAGCTTTGTCGCCAATCGATCATTCACCTTTCGCTCACGCACCGGCAATGTTCGTCGCCAGCTACTCCTCTTTACCCTCGTCACCCTGTTTGGTCTCTGGGTAATTCAGACTATCATTATTGCGCTACTCGCGCCAATTTTCATTAGCTTTAATTTCAGTCAGCCAGTAGCACTGTTTATTAGCAAGCTCATCGCCACCGTCGCCAGCCTCATCTGGAACTACCTGCTCTATACCAACGTTGTCTTCAAAGATTAA
- a CDS encoding ATP-binding cassette domain-containing protein, giving the protein MTKPAIIVKDVRKEFILPQSKNSSIKHAFVNIIKRNKKTVQKVLDGVSFTIDQGDFFGIVGRNGSGKSTMLKILAGVYQPTSGSIQLHGKLTPFIELGVGFNPELSGRDNVFLNGALLGFTRKEMEAMYDEIVAFAELEPFMDQKLKNYSSGMQVRLAFSVAIKARNDIMIFDEVLAVGDEAFQRKCIDIFEQYKASGQTVVLVTHDMETVKKFCNRAVLIQDGTIIKEGDPVQVADEYSRLNQAVIDASIDRNRQYTGENVDITIRDATGKKQRSFKVGETISFDIAWHHDKTRAIMVDLYRKDSDLVSNFITNREGFAELPKDKKLTLDIEANLGPGSYYVDVNLLNHDGSVKYDVAYRAEEFTITKDFSVVGQSFGGLTLIPRQWRHNHR; this is encoded by the coding sequence ATGACGAAGCCGGCTATTATAGTTAAAGACGTGCGTAAGGAGTTTATTCTCCCGCAGTCAAAAAATTCTAGCATCAAGCATGCCTTTGTTAATATTATTAAACGAAATAAAAAGACCGTCCAAAAGGTGTTGGATGGGGTTAGTTTTACTATTGATCAGGGTGACTTTTTCGGGATTGTTGGTCGGAACGGCTCAGGAAAAAGTACCATGCTTAAAATTCTCGCCGGTGTATATCAACCGACGAGCGGTAGTATTCAGCTACATGGTAAACTGACACCATTTATTGAACTGGGTGTTGGCTTCAACCCGGAGCTGTCTGGCCGAGATAATGTTTTTTTGAACGGAGCACTACTTGGGTTCACCCGCAAAGAGATGGAGGCGATGTATGATGAGATCGTTGCCTTTGCTGAACTTGAACCGTTTATGGACCAGAAGTTAAAAAATTATTCGTCGGGTATGCAGGTACGATTGGCGTTTTCAGTAGCAATTAAGGCGCGTAACGATATTATGATTTTCGATGAAGTGTTGGCTGTCGGTGATGAGGCATTCCAGCGCAAGTGTATCGACATATTTGAGCAGTATAAAGCCAGCGGGCAGACAGTTGTCCTGGTGACACACGATATGGAAACGGTCAAGAAGTTTTGTAATCGTGCTGTACTAATCCAAGACGGCACAATTATCAAAGAGGGAGACCCGGTACAGGTGGCTGACGAGTATAGTCGGCTCAATCAAGCAGTGATTGATGCAAGTATTGACAGGAATCGGCAATACACCGGTGAAAATGTTGATATTACGATCCGCGATGCGACGGGTAAAAAGCAGCGTAGCTTTAAGGTTGGTGAGACTATCTCGTTTGATATCGCTTGGCATCACGATAAGACGCGAGCAATCATGGTTGATTTGTATCGCAAGGATAGTGATTTGGTATCAAATTTTATTACTAATCGTGAGGGTTTCGCTGAGCTACCGAAAGACAAAAAACTGACACTTGATATCGAGGCAAACTTGGGCCCGGGGTCGTATTATGTTGATGTTAACCTCCTCAATCACGATGGGTCAGTAAAGTATGACGTTGCTTATCGTGCCGAGGAATTTACTATCACGAAAGACTTTTCAGTGGTTGGGCAGTCGTTTGGGGGATTAACATTGATTCCGCGGCAGTGGCGCCACAATCACAGATAG
- a CDS encoding glycosyltransferase codes for MNRLRVVIVRNAAPHDFGGGERFPVFLAQELRELGHLPVIFSHHMTLCDYAKHERLTYHRSWWWSQQNWSGWRVVLTPLYILWQLLLTLYYIIQFHRYKADVVHLQSKDDFIAGSIAGKLIGAHVIWTDHADLKHVWKQLGVWYKNPTGKLVAWAARSADAITLVSQSECRLVSDNLPSTSPIHRKLTVIYNGVNDQKPTHTPIKSRPFTFCIAGRLVVDKGVSEAIAAFKRLHATHHDTRLILIGDGPDRSRFEKQAKGLPVTFRGHQTDPLPEVVTADVYLHPTYHEGFSVSLVEASMLQLPIIATDVGGNPEIIHHNKTGLLVPAKDSTALHRAMEQLYSNPKLRVRLAAAARRQYLASFVFHIIVKTQFIPLYENGL; via the coding sequence ATGAATCGGTTACGAGTTGTTATCGTACGAAATGCCGCACCTCATGATTTTGGTGGTGGCGAGCGATTTCCAGTGTTCTTAGCTCAGGAGCTACGAGAGCTGGGCCATTTGCCGGTTATTTTTAGTCACCACATGACACTCTGTGACTACGCTAAGCACGAACGGTTGACTTATCACCGCTCTTGGTGGTGGTCTCAACAAAACTGGAGCGGCTGGCGAGTTGTATTAACACCACTATATATACTCTGGCAGCTGCTACTCACTTTGTATTATATTATCCAATTTCATCGCTACAAAGCTGACGTTGTTCACCTGCAGAGTAAGGATGATTTTATTGCTGGGTCAATTGCTGGTAAGCTTATCGGTGCCCATGTTATCTGGACTGATCACGCCGACCTCAAACATGTCTGGAAGCAGCTCGGCGTATGGTATAAAAACCCGACTGGTAAGCTGGTTGCTTGGGCGGCACGCTCTGCCGACGCAATTACCCTCGTTAGCCAGAGTGAATGCCGTCTCGTTTCTGATAATCTGCCGTCAACCTCACCAATTCATCGTAAATTAACCGTTATCTATAATGGTGTCAACGACCAGAAACCAACACACACACCCATCAAAAGCCGCCCGTTCACGTTCTGTATCGCCGGCCGCCTGGTTGTTGATAAGGGAGTTAGCGAAGCGATCGCTGCATTCAAACGACTTCACGCTACACATCACGACACGCGCCTCATTCTGATCGGTGACGGACCAGATCGTTCACGGTTTGAGAAACAAGCCAAAGGGTTACCGGTCACCTTTCGTGGCCACCAAACAGACCCCCTCCCTGAAGTTGTCACCGCTGACGTATATCTTCATCCAACATACCACGAGGGGTTTAGTGTTTCACTCGTTGAGGCCAGTATGCTCCAGCTACCAATTATCGCCACTGACGTTGGCGGCAATCCAGAAATTATTCATCATAACAAGACTGGCCTCCTCGTCCCCGCAAAAGATTCGACAGCACTGCATCGCGCCATGGAGCAGCTATATTCTAACCCCAAGCTTCGCGTACGTCTAGCCGCCGCCGCTCGCCGTCAATATCTTGCCTCATTTGTTTTTCACATCATCGTTAAAACACAGTTTATTCCTTTGTATGAAAACGGGTTATAA